gaagTCACTCTTTAATTGATGAAActaaaatggattttttttttttttttgaattggtaGAATTTGGTTAAATGCATAAAACATAAACAGGAACAAGGAGCCTACAAGGCCCTGCAACCAACAAAATGTAGCTACAGCCTACTTCTACTCTGCAGAGCTAAACAACAGAACAATCTCCTCAGAACATCTGTGCCCCATTTCCAACTTGAACCATACTGTATGGGCTCTATACAGAGAATAGACTGAGCTAACCCAATTACAACACACTGCCTTCTGTTACTCTGCAGAATTACACATCAGAACTATCCAGGTTCTTTACACAACATGGAGGGATGGACTTACGGAGCATTGAACCTGTCAAATTGATGTAGAAGTGTAATATTTATACTGAGTGCTAGTCTGCTAGTGATGATCGTGTCCTTTCAATCTAACACAATCCCTTTTGGTTCTTCTTTTTACAACGTGAAGGAAAATGATAGCAGAAAGTGTAATTCAAATAAAACTATTAATTAACAAGAGAAAGTATTTGGTTTTGCTTTTGTGCATAGTAGTGGTTCTTGTTTACGTTGCAATTTTACTAAATCAAAGTCTTGTACCAACTTAATAACGCAAACCAAAGTCTTTAACTGGCtataatactaaattatttaatCCAAATCTTTATACACAAATCGTttaacagggaaaaaaaaaattctcgaAGTATTGAACAATCCATTAAGATAAAGTAAATAAACGAAATTTCAAATTGTTCCaatggtaattttttaattataaaaaatttattttaataaatatatttgaagGGGGCAACCAAAATCGAAAGaggaagttaaaaaataaaaataaaaataaaaaaaagaagaagaagaagagagagagagagtaaaaccTTTGAACGTGAATTtacaaaatgaataattttccaACATGTTATATAATGTGGGTGCCCCATTCAGGTTATTGTTTGAAACTTTGTTATAGTTCTAAACTTTTTTCATGCAGAAGTGAATCCAACTGTCGAGGACTCAAATTTGCTCtgtgttgttggtggtggtagTCTGGTAGAGGggcttttttttgttaagaatgTCAATAACATACAACACGAAAGGCTGTTTAGGAGAACACTATTTTCTGTTTACATTGAAGCTTTCACATTAGGAAGCTCAACATGTTGGGCAATATGATCTTTCTCCTTTGGGCAGACAAATAAATCAACACCGATTGGAGTATATATGGACTGTAATTTGGAGTGGGTGACCTCCGCTTATCTCTACATGGTATATCATCAGACAattaggggctgtttggattttgaTGTTTACATCACTCATCACCcaattttcgtcactcatcactcaaaaataaTGAGATCCACAAAGATGCagcttgtttggatttgttttcaagttttgtttcCATCTCTCAATTCTCACATTTTTGAATAATGAGatataaaaactgaaaacaaattttaagtgtttttgagttatgaaaactaaGTTATGATGACATTTTTGTAATTCTACGTGGACTCACCCACATGTTAAGTCCCATCCGTGGCAGAGGAATAATGCCTAGCCAACGGCTACAGTACTTTTCATTCTCAGCCTCCATTGTTGTTGTTTCTGAAAGATGATATTGCTCTCTAAAATCTATTGCTtcagtgtattttttttttcttttctttaaaaaaaaaaaaaaaaactctcaccTGTGGCCACTCTCAAAGAAGAAGACACTGACAGGGAGAAagagtcaattttttatttattaaaaaattgaataaagaagaagacataGCTGTGGAACAATGGTAGCATGGTCAGAGTGTGGGTTCCACGTTTGTGAGTTTTTAAAgttgaaaacaaaattgagttttagGTGCCAAACCAGGTTTTGGAAATATTTGGGAATTATTGAGttatagaaaatgagttatagagtgatgagtgatgataTTTGGATGATGagtaaacatttttttcaacCAGACAACCCCTTATATTCCTATTGATGAAAACACAAACGCACTACAATAACTACTTGTTGCAAGTGTTTACACATGCAGTTAAGGGTGGTTGGACAAAACCAACAGCATACTTTGATTCCTTCCTACTGGATATTGCGTGCGATCTTGTCCTAAGGCCTTGTGCATATGTAATTAGGTCCATATTTGTGTATTTCATTTTCTGTATTTGTTATGTTGGAGTTTTATTCTATGCTACCGGGGCAAAATGCTTGAAGATTTAATTTGTATTGCCTGTCTTCTTTAATTATGTTAACGATATTTtcaatttgggattttttttccctgatatAGTTCTCCTTTAGCTTTTtagtcttctttttttctcctcaacTATTTGATTGGTAAAAATAATTCTATCCTCGCAGAGGTGATAAATGAGAAAATAGGTTATAAATTTTCATAGGTGGTATTTGTCTATTTATACTATGCTGTCATCTTTTATGTATTTGAAACATTAAAAGAAACTCTGACAATATAAATAGTCATTTTTTTCAAAGCTTATACATGCATttactactctctctctctctctctctctctctctctctctctctctctctctctatatatatatatatatatatatttatatataaaagctaaaaCATAGCATTTGATGTTGTTACGCTACTATTGAGCCACATCAACAACATATCACCAacttattttcaatattttctctctcctttttaattatttttctctccaCTACTTTATACTTTAACCTTACAATTTCTTCATCCTTttatcttcattttattttgactcttcttctccccacttttcatccctccactttttcacCCCCAACTAAACTGCAtgaaaaaaactttaaaaaaaaactaaaattttttctatcttcCCACTCCTCTATCCCCTCCcaattttctatcttctcactTTTCAATCACCCCAACTAAACAGACCCATAGGGACCATAGCACAATGCAATAGTCCTAACAATTACTTCAAATCTCAATCCTTATTTTTCCAGATTTGCTTTGGactaaataaaagttgacaAGTTTGGCTTGCCTGCCTGTCCCTGGTTTAGATcctaaaagaaaaggaaaaaaaacaaacatcatGCTATATAGAAACATCTTTCCTGTTTACTTGCATTTGTGCACGCTGATTTGAGGTAAAGAGATGGAGGATAGGGATCTCAGCCCGTTCACCTGTTCGTACTCCAAGCAGATGGCACTTCGCCACCTCCACCTTCCTGCATGAGCTTGTAGCAGAACTCCATAATGGCATGTTTTTTGTCATTCTGTTTCAATATGTTCCCATGCATCATACTTTTAAGTTAAGTAGCCAAAGTCATGGCATCTATTCCACAGCACAGAATCCTCCATGAGAAGAATGGCATAAATTTGTTTAACAAACgcatcaaagaaaaagaagtgtCAGTTTCCAAAtgatatcaatatttttttagagcACTGCACATCCCAGTAATACGAGAAGAGAAGGATCAAATCCCAGGGATCAGTACAAAACAATTAACTTCTATAGGTGGAACAGAGTAAAGGATTTGCATATGAGAAGGGAAAGTAAAATAAAGATAGCACTATCAAGTTCCTGTCTTTAAgcacttaataatatatatggaACCTTAAAGAAACTTTGTGAATTATTAATTCATGGTGACTGGAGAAGGGGAATCATGGTCGCCTATTACCCTTGCTTGACTCAGAAACTTCTTCAATATTCTTCTAACATTCACAACCTGAAGATCTTTGTTGTTGTCGACCCACCACATCAATGGTGTCAGGGAGGTAACTTCATCATCAACAGAAAAAATTGATAGTTAGCATCCCCCATGATATTAACATGTCTCATCattgaatgaagaaatattAAAAGTAAACTAAGGACTAGAATCAGACAGGGGGTTTGACAAATTCAAATAACTAAGTATTTGGAATAAAAATAATGACCTGCTTTTATCTTAGGAAACTTCTTTCTAAATTCTGCCAAACATGGTGATTTTAGAATGATGcattagaaatccaaacaaaattctGCTGGAAATGAAAATAAGACAATTGTAACATTTGAAACATGCAATGGGGTAGAACTAAGAGAAGCGCCATACATAACCATCAATCAGGAAATATGATACTgcttgttcaaaaaaaaaaaaaaaaaaaaaaagcacacaaaatatttttggtCCAACAGGTCCAACAGTTATTCAATTACTGGAGGTGTTTCAGGGGAGAAGAGGCGCTTACAAGCAGATCCATTAAACACAACTATGCAATGTGGTTCAACTTTGTTATTTGATCACAATGAgccatcaattaaaaaaattggcaCTTCAACTCTCATGTAGTACATGATACAAATTGTTACAAACTCATgggtagaactcacccttgaaaaccGGCTTACAAGGAGAAGGTGACCAAGACCTTATAAACACATAGTTAAACTTATACTTAATCCATGTAGGACATTAGATTCATAATATACCACCACACTCCACAGTTAACGTCCACGACGACTCACCCTAGCGACATTGACCCAATAATAGCCATTTCTCTTTTTGGTGACTCCACTCACCtatcaataattttaatctAGCCTCTAGGTCGCCCCCTCCAAGATCTGACCGCAAAACTGCAACTTATTTGATTCCATACTCAATGAGCTATGTCCAATTACTTagttggctctgataccaaatgttacaaACTCATAggtagaactcacccttgaaaaccGGCTTATAAGAAAAGGGTCACCCTTGAAAACTGGCTTACAAGGAGAGGGTGCCCAAGTGCCAATAAATACATAGTTAAGTTTATACTTAATCCATGTAGGACATTAGGATCATAACACAGAAATTTTAACATAGACAATGTGGGGGAGTAGACTGAATCTGCCCCGAAGACCTTAACCCAAAGAGAATGTTCCAAGAAGCCCCATCCACGGAATGGGTCCAGCCCATGTGTCAATATGAGATGATCGAGCCCCCCGTCAATAAGAGACCATTTGGGCCCATTACCGAGGTAATCCGAGAAATCCATATTCCCGAGGAAACAAAACTCAACCAAGAAGCAGTCATGTGCTTAGCCGAGGACACCCTTTCGCCTCCTTCCCCAAGAAACATGTAgaagaaaacacaaaacccaatgTAACAGTCACCTCCGCATTAATGAGTTCTCCCTACCTAATGTTAGCCACATTAAATGTTGAATGATTGGCCTTAATAGTAAAAACACCCccaaaaatctattttcataaacaaaaaatgGCAGGAGAAGGTACTGATAGGACAAATATCCTCCTAAACCCTTATAAGAGCAGGATAGctagaggaagaggaagaatggctataaaaggaagaggagggCACTAAGAGGGGGGATCCAGAAAAATCTAAGgaagaacaagagagagaaagtgagaagaGTCCTAACTTGTATTTTTCCTCTAGAACTTTTGTACACACCTCGAGAAACCGATTTTTTCATCAATATAAGAGTCCTTTACAATTGTTTTCATCTCCAATCATCTATCTAATTTTCCCATTGTAGGATTTCACCCCTCCTAGTAAGAAATTAATTGTGTAGATCTTAAATCCTTAGCAAGTTTAGTttgtttcatgtttttgaaCCCCACAGACAAAATTGGAATGCATTTTTAAGGAATACTTACATATCTTCTTCAGGTTCATTCTTAAGAGCATTTTTGGCTATACACTGGAAGGCAGCTTCTACATTGAAACCTTCTTTTGCAGAAGTTTCAAAGTAAGGAATATTTCCCTTGGAAGCACACCAAGCCTTTGCCTTCTTCTCAGATACCTGAAAGTTAGAATGAGAAGCCCATAATATAAAATCATAATTAGGGGAGAAAtggaggaaaaaagaagagagggggggggggggggggaaaaaAACAGAATGCCAATATAATATACTTATCGTTATCAATTAGAGACATTCACAAAAGAGTGGCTTGACTAAATCCATAAATTTATGGTTGCATGCCCAATTATTGACCCATTGTACAAATACCTAATCAACAATTTCTAGTTTCACATATAAGAAAAGGGACATACTTAAAAAGCTTATATCATGACACCTCATTGCCCTCTAATGGAATAGATAGTATATACATTTTATTCCTAATTTATTGGCTTTGGATGACACATTCCATCTCAAAATAAAGGAGAAAATTGAATAAGAAGATAGGAAAATCATCTTACCACCCGACTATTGCCACTGTCAACATCTATCTTGTTCCCCAATACAACAAATGGGAAGTTTTCTGGATCAGAAGGGCTGGCCTGAAAATCAAACCCAATTAGGAAAGCATTCAGTCACTGATACGCATTTGTCAAATGCCGATGGTTCAATGATTACCTGAATCAGAAACTCCTCCCTCCAGTTGTTGAGGTTATCAAATGATTTCATGACATTCACATCATAGACTAGAACACAACAGTCTGCTCCACGGTAGAATGCCACACCAAGACTTTGAAACCTTTCCTGCCCAGCTGTATCCCATATCTGAAAGTATATAGGTTCACAGAGTCAGTCTAAAATGAGAAAGGGAATGTAGTTTGGGTAGAGGGTGGTTCTAGACGTTTTCTTTCccaggattaaaaaaaaaatctctaaatttTCAAGCCCCAAACTTTGCAGAAGTAGTCCAACCTTCactataaaattttcatattgaaGTCAACAACACCCAGGAAACCAAAAATGTTTTCACCAAGAACTATCTGTAAATCTATTAAAATTTCATCAACACCATTCTAAGCTTGCAAAGCACAGTAGTATTGGTAGTTGGTGCAAAGGCTGGACCACTGAAGTTCCCAGTTATTTCAAACATTTATcat
This genomic stretch from Castanea sativa cultivar Marrone di Chiusa Pesio chromosome 1, ASM4071231v1 harbors:
- the LOC142616867 gene encoding ras-related protein Rab7-like, which translates into the protein MASRRRMLLKVIILGDSGVGKTSLMNQYVNRKFSNQYKATIGADFLTKEVQFEDRQFTLQIWDTAGQERFQSLGVAFYRGADCCVLVYDVNVMKSFDNLNNWREEFLIQASPSDPENFPFVVLGNKIDVDSGNSRVVSEKKAKAWCASKGNIPYFETSAKEGFNVEAAFQCIAKNALKNEPEEDIYLPDTIDVVGRQQQRSSGCEC